A window of Paenibacillus sp. 19GGS1-52 contains these coding sequences:
- a CDS encoding ABC transporter substrate-binding protein — protein MLTITTRGKHFRLWGLSLIVTSVMALSACGSDKNGDVSQGSESTGNQQAEVKLTKVTQVTNWFAEPEHGGQYAALSKGFYKDAGLDMTIQPGGPGVSASQIVASGKAEFGMGQADEILLARENGIPLVAIAATFQKNPQGIMYHKDKYKDISELNGHKVYVGSGVAFWEYLKKAYKLDTVQEMKYTGSLANFVADPESATQIYVTSEPFTMQQEGVDVDYFLNYDLGYKQYGNILFTTEDYIKNHPDIVKAYVEASIKGWDYYKDNSEEINKVMQEKNPDLKLEAMAFGTKAQEALVYGGDAETNGVGYMNKEIWEGLQKQLVDIGILKKTAPIDEAYTNEFLPGK, from the coding sequence ATGCTCACAATAACTACAAGAGGTAAGCATTTCAGGTTATGGGGGCTGTCTCTAATAGTCACGTCTGTCATGGCGCTGTCGGCCTGCGGTTCCGACAAGAATGGAGACGTTTCTCAGGGCAGCGAATCGACAGGTAACCAACAGGCGGAAGTCAAGCTGACCAAAGTCACACAGGTGACGAACTGGTTTGCGGAACCGGAGCATGGCGGTCAGTATGCAGCGCTCTCGAAGGGCTTTTACAAAGACGCGGGTCTAGACATGACGATCCAGCCAGGCGGTCCAGGTGTCTCTGCGTCGCAGATCGTGGCTTCCGGCAAAGCCGAATTCGGAATGGGGCAGGCGGATGAGATCCTGCTGGCGCGGGAGAATGGTATTCCGCTGGTGGCGATCGCGGCAACCTTTCAAAAAAACCCCCAAGGCATTATGTACCATAAAGACAAATACAAGGACATCTCTGAGTTGAACGGTCATAAGGTTTACGTGGGCAGCGGTGTTGCGTTCTGGGAATATCTCAAGAAGGCTTACAAACTGGACACTGTACAAGAGATGAAATATACCGGTTCTCTTGCAAATTTCGTTGCCGACCCGGAATCCGCCACCCAAATATATGTCACATCCGAGCCGTTCACGATGCAGCAGGAGGGCGTAGATGTTGACTACTTCCTTAATTATGATCTTGGCTACAAGCAATACGGCAACATCCTGTTTACCACAGAAGATTACATTAAGAACCACCCGGATATTGTCAAAGCCTACGTCGAAGCCTCCATCAAAGGCTGGGATTACTATAAAGATAATTCTGAAGAAATCAACAAGGTAATGCAGGAAAAAAACCCGGATCTGAAGCTGGAAGCGATGGCCTTTGGCACGAAGGCTCAGGAGGCACTGGTCTATGGCGGGGACGCGGAGACTAACGGAGTCGGCTACATGAACAAGGAAATCTGGGAAGGGTTGCAAAAGCAACTGGTCGATATCGGTATTCTAAAGAAAACTGCTCCGATCGACGAAGCATACACGAACGAGTTTCTTCCTGGAAAATAA